From the Lactobacillus sp. PV034 genome, the window TATCTCGACCTGCATTGGAGCTTATGTTGAATACGATAATCTTTCTATTGATCCTCAACAAAAATAAAAATTACTTTTGCAAACTGGAATCCAGATATAATGTTTGGGCCAGTTTTTTTGTACTCAAATTAAGGGTCGTTAATAGATAAGGATACTTACTATCACCTGGATTTTCGTGAAATACTACATCACTTTGAGCTAATTTATCTAAAAATGTTGGAATTACAAAATTCAATGGTTGACTAAAGAAACCCATGTTCATATTTTCAGTATCAATTTCAGCACCTTCAGCTGCAGGTAACATAAAATGATTCAATTGTTTAGGTAATTGCTTAAGCTTTTTTTCAGTTACAATTCCGTACCAGAACATAAAAGTTTCTGGTGCAAATACTACTAAACTTGCACGCTGATTGGTAAAACCATTTTTTTCTAAAAACTTTTTAAAGACTGGATCGTTCTCGGTTTCTTGTACTTGTTGAGCGAAGCTCTTATTGTTATCAATTTGCGCAGGCAAAAACACCTTACCGATAAAATTCATTTCTGAAAGTTTCTTTTTTTCCATTTTCTTTCCCCTTAAAGTTATTATTTTTAGTATCAGGCTTTAAATCAATATATCTGTTATACCAAATTTTAACAAAATCTGGTGCAAATGGTCCCTTTTTCTGATCAATCCATTGCAATAATTCAATTGTAGAACCATGTAAAATAGTATCGATTTTATTTCCATAATGCCAACGCTTTTTGTTTAAAGCATATTCATCTACATCTAAAAGACGTTTTTCTCCGTCAGGAAATACCTTTACATCTAAATCATAATCAATATATTTTAAGGCCTCTCGATCTATCACAAAGGGACTAGCAAGGTTACAATAATATGCTACCCCATCAGATCGTAGCATCACGATAACATTAAACCAAAACTTTTTATGAAAATAAACAATCGCTGGTTCTCTACTTACCCATCTTCGGCCATCACTCTCAGTAATTAGGGTCTTATCATTGACACCGATAATAATATTTTTTTCAGTTTTCACGACCATTGTGTCACGCCACTTACGGTGAAGCTTTCCATTATGCTTGTAAGATTCAATGGCAATATAGTCGCCTTCATTTGGCATTGCCAATTTTCTCACCTCTCACACGTATTATACAGCAAATCAAGCCTCATCTATTTCTGAAAGGTCTACTAACTCGCCTTTTAAAAATGAATCTATTTCACTACTTGAAAAGCCGTGCTGATATAGGTATCTTTTCACCTTTTGCTGGCGCGTAAAAGAATCCTCATTTCGATAACGACGATAGACTTTTGCCCCCTGCTTTTTTAAGGCCTCTATTTGTTCTTCTGCGTCATTTTGCAAGTCAAGTTCACTGATAATATTGGCAATTAACTCATTTGAAAAGCCATGACTTAAAAGCTTATTTTTAGCCTTACGCTCTATTTCTTTGCTAGCAAGCTTACCTTGCTGATGAATTAGGGAGTGAATTAGTCTCAGTCCAGATTTAATCCAATCTTCATCATTTATCTCAAATAGACTATCTTCAATTATATTTTCATCCACACCCTTACGTAGCAATTTATTTCTAATTGAATTCTGTCCATCTTTTCCTATTCTAAGATTATTTTTTATAAAGAGTTTAGCAAAGGCGCTATCATCTAAATAACCTAAGTCCTCTAAATCAGCAATTGCGCTTTCACTAGTTTCCTCACTTATTTCTTTGTCTTTTAGATATTGCTTTACTTCCGCAATCGTGCGCGGCTGATAACTTAAATAATTCAGGGCCAATTCAGTCGCCTTACTATCAGCCTCGGCTTCTTTTATTTGAGCAATTTTTTCTGAAGTTAACTCTGTTCCTTTTAATAATCTAAATTGTGTAAGAATTTTTTCACTGACGCTAAATGCATATTCATTATCAATAAAAATATTATAGCGCCCCTTACGTTTTTGAGACGTTACTTTGGTAATAATTGTCATATATTCCCCTTAATTCATTTTAAATTATCTTGATTACTTGTCTACAGATTAAATACCTTATATGATAATTGTGACACTTTTTCTAATGGAAAAGAAATGGAGATAAAATTTTGACTAAATTTACAAAAAATAAATCAGAAAAAGATATTATCATTACTATTAAGCGTCTAGGAATTAATGGCGAAGGTATCGGATATTATAAAAAGAAAATAATTTTTATTCCAGGAGCTCTTCCTGGTGAAGTGGTTGTTGCTAAAATAACCAACTCACATCCCCATTATTTAGAAGGAGAATTGATTCGTGTCAAAGAAAGATCTCCTCATCGCGTACCTTTTCCAAAAGATGTTAATCCTGCTACTGGTGGTCTCGAATTAGCCAATTTAGCTTATGCTCAGCAGCTTGAATTTAAACAACACTTAATCCTTGATGCTTTACGTAAATATCATCCCCGTAATTACAATAAAATTAAAGTTAAAAAAACTTTAGCTGCTCCTGATCAATGGCATTATCGCAATAAAGCCCAGTATCAAATAGAAACTTATAAACATAAAACCCGCCTCGGACTTTATGCACCAAATTCTCATCACTTGATTGATCTACCAACAATGCCAACTCAATCAAAAGCAACTCAAAAGACTGAACGTGCAATCAAACACTTAATTGATAAACTTCATCTCCATATCGCTGATTATCGTCGGCATTTAGATGGAATAAAGACAGTCGTCGTCCGCGAATCGCAAAGCAGTCATGAAATTCAAGTTACTTTAATTACCATCGGCAAACATATTCCAGGACTCAAGAAATTAGCTCAAGAAATCATGAAATTACCTAATGTAGTTTCTGTTTTCCAAAACGAAACTCAGTGGCAAAATCCACAAGTATGGGGTAATAAAACAACTAAGTTATTAGGAAAATCACATATTACCGAATCTATCTTGGATAAAAAATTCAAGCTTTCGCCTCGTGCTTTCTTCCAGTTAAATCCAGCGCAAACTATTATTTTATACAGTGAGGCATTAAAGCTCTTAGATTTAACACCTGAGCAAACTTTAATTGATGCCTATTCAGGAGTTGGGACATTAGGAATTCTAGCAAGCGATCAAGTTCGCCAAGTTATTGGTATCGAATCAATTCCTGAAGCTGTGGAAGATGCTCAAGAAAACTGCCACTTAAATCATGTTCGTAATGCCGAATACGTTCAAGGTAACGTTGAAAAAGTTTTACCAGATTTGAAAAAACAAGGTGTTCCAATTGATGCTTTGATTGTTGATCCACCTCGCACTGGGCTTAACAAAAAGCTAATTAAAACTTTGTTAGAAGTAAAACCCAAAACTTTTGTCTATATCTCATGTAATCCTTCAACATTAGCTAAAGATCTTGTACTTTTAAGTGAAGCTTACGATGTTCGCGTAATTAAACCAGTTGATATGATGCCACAAACTCCCCGTTGGGAAGGTATCACCAAATTAACATTACGCAAATAAAATTATAATTTACAAAAATAAATAAGCAGGTTGCTCATTGCAACCTGCTTATTCTTTTGGAGGAGGTAAACATCTAGTTTTCACATGTGATGTTCTTAAGCATCATATTGTAACATTGCCACATACTTTTATTAGTAAGGATAATGATTATTTGGTTTGTTATATAGTAGAGAATCTAGGTTAAATTCTACAAATTGGAGATAAAATCTTTAATTGAATAAAATTTTTACCTCTTCCACTTCCTTAGTATAGGAGGTTTAACAGCAAATTCAAATATATGACATTATAGGCTTTAATACTTGAATTTATTTTTGTTTATATAATCTAACCCCATTCTTTACACCAGCAAAATACCATACTCCTGCTTGTTCATCACTACTTAACTCTTTACCTTCTACTGGATCTGCCAAAGATTGAGTAAAAATAGTCTCATACTCTGGAATAGTTAACTTAGTTCTAGCATCTAATCTAGCTTGTACCTTATCTGGATGTAATTGTTGCTTAAATCCTTCAACTACGTTACCAGTAAAGAATTCAGCCATTGCACCAGAACCATATGAAAATAGTCCAATTAAATCATTAGGAGCTAATTCTCCATTCTGTAATAAACTTAATAGACTTAAATAAAGTGATGCAGTGTAGACGTTTCCCACATTAACACTCAATTTTTTACTTGCTTCAAAAGTCTTACTCAACTTTTCACTCACTACTTCTGATTCATCCGCAATTGCTAAACGATTAGCCTTAAGTCCCATTTTTGTAAAAGGCAAGTGGTAAATTAAAGCATCAAAATCTTCAGTTTTAAGATTTTTCTGTTTTTTATAGTCTTCAAATGTCTTGGTAAAGAAATCTAAATAAACTTGAGTTGAGTACTTTCCATCAACCATAGCAGTTTTAGAATTATTTGGACGCCAGAAATCATTAATATCGTCACTATATGCACTGTGACCTTCATTTAAGGCGAGAATACTTGGATCAGCTTTAACTAGCATACTAATACTACCTGCTCCTTGTGTAACTTCTCCGCCAGTATTTAAGCCATAACGTGCAATATCACTTCCGATAACAATGGCAGTTTGTTCAGGGTGTAATCTAACAAAATCTGTTGCCATCATTAAAGCAGCTGTTAGACCAAAACATGCTTCTTTTACTTCAAAAGTTCTAACTTCTGGACGTAAATTAAGCGCAGTTTTAACAAACAATGAAGCTGACTTTGATTGATCAACACTTGATTCAGTTCCAAAAATCATTAAGCCTACTTTATCTTTATCAATTTCATCTACAAAATCTAAAGTAGCATTAATTCCCATTGAAACTGCATCCTGAGTTTCATCAGCTACTGTCATCTTTTCTTGACCAATTCCAATTAAAAATTTATTTGGATCTTGATTACGGGCATTGGCTAAATCTATCATATCCACATACTTATTTGGGGTATAAAAACCAATTTTATCAATACCAACTTGCATTATTTTTTCTCCTGTAATTTTTTCAACAATTCTTTTGCATACTCTAAAGTATACTTTTTATCTTTACGCATTTGCTTTAAAATAAGTTCTTTATTTTCAGCAGTCGTTTCTAATGTAGCAACCATATTTCTTGCTTGAAGTCGCATATGACCTGCTTGAATACCTGCAGTAGAAATTGCTAATAGGGCCGCTAAATTATTCGCTAAACCAATCCCAACAATAATTGATGCTAAAGTTTCACTATCAACATCACCTAAAATTTGATAGGCATCTTGAATATCTGAGCGAGCTGAAATAGAGCCTCCCACAACGCCAATCGGCATCGGCAGAGTAAGTTGCCCCACCAAGCTATCTTCTTCTAACTTCCAACTACTTAAGCTATGGTAACCATTTTCTCCTGCTAATACTGCTGCGGCAGCTTCAACAGCACGAAAATCATTACCCGTTGCAATCAAAACTGCATCTACCCCATTCATAATGCCCTTATTATTAGTCGCACCACGATAGGGGTCTTCTATTCCAATTTGGCTCAATAATGCAATTTTTGCTGCAACTTCTTTCCCTCCTAAACTATTTACTGGTAAAGAAACTCTACCTGTAGCTAGTTGGCTAGGATAATTTGACAAAATAGCAAAAAGCTTTTCCTCAACACCATCAAAATCTACTAAAAGATTAGCTAAGAATTCTAAGATAGCATTCGTCTTATTTGCCCCCATGGCTTGTGCTGGATCTACTAGTACTTTTAAATAAACTAATTGCTTTTCTTGGCGGATCGTAATTTTTTTTACTCCACCACCATGATTAATTAAGCTAGTAAATTGATGATTAGCTACGTCAATTAAGTTAGGGATTTTATCTTTTATGCTTTTTAGTTTAAAAGTCTTATTTACTTGTAAAACAATTTGACCATAAATTCCTTTACGCTGATTTTTAACTTTTACTCCACCATGTCTAGCAAAAATTTTACTACCATGATTTGCCGCAGCAATTACTGATGGTTCCTCAGTAGCCATCGGAACCATATATTCTTTTCCATTAACTAACAACTTTTCCACAATTCCCAGTGGTAAACATATGCTTCCAACAACATTTTCACTAAGATTATCCATTGCAGTTAATTGTGCAGGACTAATAGGGCTTAAGTCTATCCCTTGCTGCTTTAATAAAGCTCGTCGCTTCTCTGGTGATAATTTATAGAATTTCATTAATCAAGTCGCCTAATTTCATATGCTATTCCTTGTCCACCACCAATACACAAGGAAACAATTCCATGTCTTTTATCAATTTGCTTAAGACTATTTACAATCCCACCAATTAATCTAGCACCAGTTGCACCTAAGGGATGTCCCAAACTAATTGCGCCACCAGCAATATTTAACTTATTTGCAGGGATCTTTAAATCTCTAGCTACTGGTACAGCTTGGGCAGCAAATGCTTCATTAATTTCAAATAGATCAAAATCATCAACAGTCGTACCAGTTTTGTCTAACAGCTTTTCAATAGCAAAATATGGCGCATATCCCATATATGCTGGATCACAACCAATTTCAGCAAAATTACTAATTACAGCAATTGGCTTTAAGTTTAATTCTTCCACCTTTTCTTTTGTGGCCACTAGCAACATGCTTGCACCATCATTAAGAGGAGATGAATTACCTGCAGTTGCACGTCCATCTTCTTTGAAAACAGGCTTTAAGCCTCCTAAAGCTTCCATTGTAGTTTCTGGTCTAACTGATTCATCATGATCCAAGGTTTTACCATTAATAGTGACAGGAATAATTTCATCTTTAAACCAATCATCTTCTATTGCTTTAGCAGCTTTTTGATGAGAATTTAAAGAAAATTCATCCATCTCTTTACGTGTTACATGATAACGGTCAGCAACATTTTCTGCGGTTAATCCCATTGGCTTTTGTGAATAAGCATCCCCAATTCCATCAATTTGAAGTGTATCTTTAAAATTAGGATTTTCTGCCTTCTTTTCAGACTTTGGTAATACTAAAGGAGCATTCGTCATACTTTCAGCTCCACCGACTACGGCTACTCCAAAATCTCCTAAAGCCATTTGTCCTTGGGCAAAACGCAAAGCTTTTAAACTTGAGCCACAAACATCATCAACTACTGTGGCAACTACTGATTCAGGTAAGCCAGCGCCCAAAGCAATTTGACGCGCAACATTTTGTCCTAAGCCAGCGCTTAAAACATTTCCAATTAAGACACTATCAATCTTATCCTTAGCAATTCCAGTTTTCTCGATCAAACCATTTAAAGCGATTTTTCCTAAATCAATTGCGCTTTGATCCTTAAAAAATCCACGATAACGACCAAATGGAGTTCTCTGTGCTCCAATAAGATATATTTCTTCCATAAATATTATCCATTTCTCCCAAATTTTGTATACTACATAAAAATGATAACTAATTTATTTATAAAAAGTAGAAATTTAATAAAATTTAAAGAAAAAAGAGTGTCTTTCACACTCTTTTATGCCATATATTTATCTAAAAATTGCCTTACTTTTTGTTCATACTCACGTGGATGAGTTGCAAATGATTTCGCATGACTGGCCCCAGGTACAAGCCATAATTCTTTTGGTCCTCGACTAGCATGATAATTGGCATACACCATTTTAGTTGGAACAAAATTATCTTTGCTACCATGAATGAAGAACATCGGTGAATGATTTTGCTTGAGTTGCTTCAAGCTATCAGCATCATTTAAAAAATATCCAGCGTTTAACTTTGTATAACCACTTAAAATTTCAACCAAAGGAAAACGTGGAAACCCTGGCATATGATAGATAGTTTGAGCTTCATGTTCAATCTCAGTTTTAGCATTAGTATAACCACAATCTTCAATATATGCTTTTACTTGTGAGGGCATTTTTTGTCCACTTGTCATCATCGTCGTGGCTCCACCCATACTTACTCCAAAAATGGCAATTTGGCTATTCTTCCCGTTATGTGCAATAACTTTCTTGGCCCATTTCCTCACATCGCCTTTTTCACGCCAACCATAACCAACATAATTTCCCTGACTCTGACCATGCCCACGTGCATCCGGTAATAAAGTGTTGTAGCCAAGCTCATGAAACATAGCAGCATAAGGTCCCATAGTGTCTTTATTATTCATATATCCATGCAAGATTATGACGGTTTTATTTGTTTTATGCGCTGCAGGAATATAATTAGCATCTAATTTTAAATTATCATCAGTAGAAGTTAAATACCAGCGCTCTTTTTTACTATCGTTATACCATTTGGTTTGTTTGTAAAGAGGATCACTCTTCTTTAAGGCATGCTTCTTACTTAGAAAACTTTTCTGTCCTGGAACAATAGCTACATTATAAAAATAATATCCTGCTCCAGCAAAGGCAATTACTAATACTCCTAACACTGAAGCAATCCAAATCCATAATTTTTTATGTTGTTTGAACATTTTATATTTCGATCCTTAATCATTTAAAGTAAAATTAAATCAACAATAATTACAAAATTAATTAGACTATCTAACTAATATCCACTAGTATATCATGCTTTTAACTAATTTTTTTCAATTATCTCAAGATTTAGATAAAAATCTTTATTTATTTTATAAATCTAAGCAAATGCAAAAAGCTTTTCCTATTCGAAAAATCAATTTGACTGCTAATAGCTGCGAATTAATTTGTAAAAATGGAACTGCCAAAACTTTAGGAGACCTTGCAAAAATGCTTGGTAAAATTAAGCAAAAAAATATTCCTTTAACTGTCCATTTATTAAGTGAAGATAATAATATTTATGGCTTTCAAATTGATAATCACCAAAATCGTATTTATCTAAAATAAAAGGTCGAGGAGCATATTAGTCCCTCGACCCTTTATTATTCTATTTAATTATTTTGAAGACTTATCTTCATTAGCAAGTTTTGCCCCTAAATTAATGATGTATTCTCTTAAAGCATCTTTTGTTTCTGGGTGAGTAAGACCATACTGGATGGCAGTTTCTAAATACCCTTCTTTATTACCAACATCATGTCTTGCACCTTTAAATTCATGTGCGAATACTCGCTGAGTCTTATTCATGGTATCAATCGCATCTGTCAATTGAATTTCACCACCACGACCAGGCTTTTGATTTTCTAAAATATCAAAAATTTCTGGTGTTAATAAGTAACGTCCAATAATAGCTAAATCACTAGGAGCATCCTCAACTGCTGGCTTTTCTACAAAAGATTCAACGTTATATAATCCTGATTCAATTTCACCTGCAGGATCAATAACACCATATTTTGAAACTTCCTCATGAGGGACTTTCATAACGGCAATTGTTGAAGCATGTGTTTTATTGTAACGTTCAATTAATTGTTGACTTAATGGTTTTTTGTCATCCATTAGGTCATCACCAAGCATTACAACAAATGGCTCATCACCAACAAAACTGCGTGCCCGATAGATTGCATCACCTAATCCAGCAGGATGTGGTTGACGAGTATAATAAAGGTTAACTCCCAATTCAGTAATTGATTGTGTCAATTGAAGAAGTTTATCTTTATGTTTTTCTTCAAGGTCAGCTTCTAGTTCTGGATTAGAATCAAAATGGTCTTCGATTGCACGTTTTGATTTACCTGTAACAATTAAAATATCTTCAATACCCGATTTTTTTGCTTCCTCAACAATAAATTGAATAGTAGGCTTATCTACAATTGGCAACATTTCTTTTGGCATTGCCTTAGTTGCTGGTAAAAATCTTGTACCCAATCCGGCTGCAGGTATAACTGCCTTTCTGACTTTCATACTTATATTCTCCTCAATAAGTTAGTTCTTAATCAAAATAATTATACTACTAAAATTCTCTTTAGTGCGAGCTATCTCGTCGTCTTTTATAAAAAGAAATTAAACTACTGGTACTATACTTAGTTTCGCCATATTTTAACTGATCACTAGCTGCATTTATGCAAACTCCAAAAAGTAATAGCAAAGCTCCCAAATTTAGCCAAAACATAAATACGATGAACGACCCAATAATGCCATAGTTTTGCCAACGAATTCCAAAATTACGCAAATACCAACCAAACCCATATGATAATCCTAACCACGAGATCGTTGTTACCCAGACTCCCGGCCAAATCCTTCTTTTAGCAGTATCAATATTTGGTAAAACAAGATTCACATATAAAACAACTATGACAATCATTAAAATAATCAAGGGCCATTTATAGCTCTCAATCTTATAGACCCATGCTAATGAAAAACCAAAAACTGGCACTAAAAATTCCATTATCTGGCGCCCAAATGCAAAAACAAACATTACTCCTGAAAAAGAAAGGACCAGTAGAACCGTAACCAGAAAAGTCACCGTGCGCGCAAAGAAAGTATACCACCACGCACGTTGCTTTTCTTTCTGATCTACTCCATAAATCTTATTCATTGCTAACCTAATCGAATTAGTTAATCCAGAAAAGGACCAAATAGAAACAATAATACCGAAAGAAATAAAACCACTTGAATGTTGTTTAAGAAGGGTGGTAATAATCGGTATTACTAATTTAGATACTTGGGCAGGAAAAATTAATGATAAATAATCTGCAATTGGGCGAGTATCAATTTTAAACAAGGGTAAAATATTTCCCACAATAATAATTATTGGGAAAATGCTAAACAGCGCATAATAAGCAATAATGATTGAATGCTGATTGATTTCACCTTGTGAAATCGTCTTGACCAATTCGTTAAAATAAAGTTTTATCTTTTTACTGACATTACTCGTATTCATTAATAATTAGTCTTCATCTTCATCAAAATGAGGAAGATATTTTTCATAACCATCATATGGCTTTTGTAAAGTTAAAATTTTAGGACCATCTTTGGTAATAGCAAAAGTATGTTCAAATTGAGCAGATTTTGAACCATCAGGAGTTGCATAGTAAACCCAATCATCATTAGGATCACTAACAGTGGTTTGTTTAATTCTCCAATCACCACCAGCTTCAACCATTGGTTCAACAGTAATAGTCATTCCTTCGCGTAGACGTAAGCCATGACCAGCCTTGCCAAAGTGAGGTACTTCTGGATCTTCATGAATAGTTGGTTGAATGCCATGACCGACTAACTCACGAACATCACCAAAGCCATTATCATCTTCAACGTATTTTTGAATGACACTACCAATGTCACCAATGCGGTTACCGACCACAGCTTGGTCAATCCCCATATACATTGCTTTTTTAGTGACATCCATTAACTTTTGGTCTTCTTCAGAAATTTTTCCTACGGCATAAGTAGTACATGAATCAGTTTCATAACCATCCAAATTGCAAGTCACATCAACTTTAACTAAGTCCCCTTCTTTAAGGATTTTATCCTTACGAGGAATAGCATGAGCAATTTCGTCATTTACACTAACACAAGTTCCATATTTATATCCTTCAAAGCCTTGTTCAGATAAACGACCACCATGTTTTTTCATAAAGTCTTGAGCAAATTCTTCAATTTCCCAAGTTGAAATACCTGGCTTAATTACATCACGCAAGCCTTCAAACATTGATGCTAAAAGGCGACCAGATCTTTGCATACCTTGAAGTTCACGTTTAGATTTTATAGTAATCAAAATAGTTTCTCCTTATAAAATTAATTAATTAAATTTCAAATAAATACAATTCTATTATAAAGCTTTTTTAAAACTTTTTCTTTATCTCTTTACTCATCTGCGCTTAGTATCTAGTATAATAAAAGATAATTATTCTTGAAAGAAGTTCGATAATATATGAAAGCTCAAATAGTATTTGCAAGTATGACTGGAAATAATGAAGACATGGCAGAAATTCTTGGCGAAAACTTAGAAGATTTTGGCTTTGATGTTGAAAGCACAGATATTAGTTTTGCTGATGCTAGCGCATTTGAAGATGCAGATTTATGTATTGTAGTTACTTATACTTATGGTGAAGGTGTGATGACTGATGAACTAAAGGATTTCTACGATCAACTACTTGAATTAAATTTAACCAATAAAAAATTTGCAGTTATGGGTTCAGGAGACAAATCATATAAAGACCACTATTGTGAAAATGTCTATGATTTTGAAAAGGCATTTAACAAAATTGGTGCAGTTGAAGTAGCTAAGCCAGTTACAATAGAAAACGCTGTTGATGATGCCGATATCTTATTAATTGACCAAGCAGCAAAAGAAATGGCTGGCTCATTTAATGACTAGAAAATTGACTAAGCAAAAGCCAATCACTAAAAGCCAAATTCGAGTACTAGGCAATCGATTAGTTGCTCGACATCGTGATTTTTATATCTATACGATTTTTGGTTTTCTTGCTTCCCTAATTAATATTATTGCCTTTGCAATATTTCATAATTGGTTAAAAATTCCATGGTTTTGGGCTAATATTTTAGCTTTTTTTGTGTCAACCTTGTCATCTTTTTCTTTTAATAAACATGGTGTATTTACTGAAAAGAAAAATCCTACCCATGGAGTAATTTATCAATTAAGCCTTTTTTTCTTATATAGAATTCTTAGTTTAATCCCAGATAACTTAATTATGTTTATTGGATTGTCTTGTTTACATTGGAATACTATCTTTGTAAAAACAATAGATCAAGTAGGCGTAGGGCTCTTTAATTACTTTGCAACTAAATCAATTTTCTTAGAATCAAGTAGTAAAGTTGCAACAGTTTTTAAAAAAATGACAAATTCAACATTCCAAAAAAGTCATAAGTAGTTAAAAACTACTTATGACTTTTTTTACTTAAAATCTATTGGACGTTCGTTCTTATCTTTTGCAAAATAATATGCAATAGCATCCATGATGCGATCAGCAGCATGACCATCTCCATATGGA encodes:
- a CDS encoding YihY/virulence factor BrkB family protein; translation: MNTSNVSKKIKLYFNELVKTISQGEINQHSIIIAYYALFSIFPIIIIVGNILPLFKIDTRPIADYLSLIFPAQVSKLVIPIITTLLKQHSSGFISFGIIVSIWSFSGLTNSIRLAMNKIYGVDQKEKQRAWWYTFFARTVTFLVTVLLVLSFSGVMFVFAFGRQIMEFLVPVFGFSLAWVYKIESYKWPLIILMIVIVVLYVNLVLPNIDTAKRRIWPGVWVTTISWLGLSYGFGWYLRNFGIRWQNYGIIGSFIVFMFWLNLGALLLLFGVCINAASDQLKYGETKYSTSSLISFYKRRRDSSH
- the map gene encoding type I methionyl aminopeptidase, giving the protein MITIKSKRELQGMQRSGRLLASMFEGLRDVIKPGISTWEIEEFAQDFMKKHGGRLSEQGFEGYKYGTCVSVNDEIAHAIPRKDKILKEGDLVKVDVTCNLDGYETDSCTTYAVGKISEEDQKLMDVTKKAMYMGIDQAVVGNRIGDIGSVIQKYVEDDNGFGDVRELVGHGIQPTIHEDPEVPHFGKAGHGLRLREGMTITVEPMVEAGGDWRIKQTTVSDPNDDWVYYATPDGSKSAQFEHTFAITKDGPKILTLQKPYDGYEKYLPHFDEDED
- a CDS encoding flavodoxin domain-containing protein; translation: MKAQIVFASMTGNNEDMAEILGENLEDFGFDVESTDISFADASAFEDADLCIVVTYTYGEGVMTDELKDFYDQLLELNLTNKKFAVMGSGDKSYKDHYCENVYDFEKAFNKIGAVEVAKPVTIENAVDDADILLIDQAAKEMAGSFND
- a CDS encoding GtrA family protein → MTRKLTKQKPITKSQIRVLGNRLVARHRDFYIYTIFGFLASLINIIAFAIFHNWLKIPWFWANILAFFVSTLSSFSFNKHGVFTEKKNPTHGVIYQLSLFFLYRILSLIPDNLIMFIGLSCLHWNTIFVKTIDQVGVGLFNYFATKSIFLESSSKVATVFKKMTNSTFQKSHK